A genome region from Mastacembelus armatus chromosome 8, fMasArm1.2, whole genome shotgun sequence includes the following:
- the LOC113141380 gene encoding myocardin-related transcription factor A-like isoform X1 encodes MESRFGDGPSADVSIPSSASEAVASELQELSLQPSHNLLPVRERKNVLQLKLQQRRTREELVNQGIMPPLKGSAAFHEQRRSLERARTEDYLKRKFRSRPERSELIRMHILEETSAEPSLQAKQLQLKRARLADDLNDKISQRPGPMELIHKNILPVHTSIKQAIIEAQFPKASGENSSLDEDSNDSLSPEQPFSQESPLGLGPPPSPPETLAGSSIPSPTQGPAPAPHPPPPSGFPTTMKLTNGTAASAQRISVSSQMKFQPKQNTDRSNQRHKKTKDNKPKIKKLKYHQYIPPDQKGDKEPPPHLDSSYAKILQQQQLFLQLQILSQQQQHYNYHAILPAPPNRAQADQQPSSSSSSRASSSSPPQPAGAPSAAQSNQGSHSHQSSAKPVSLPPNLDEMKVAELKSELKLRSLPVSGTKNDLIERLRIYQELNGGCDTTSTPAAGGTTRPGPEGAGQSSQPAAAGTTNTSHQHEQLRCQQTGDGGSNATTPPQHLFTYSGSDSPSPVYATPSDRSPPTMSPANSSFTSDALGEMMSTPLTQLGRQPCSAAQLPVHIKKEAPCLTAAPCQFSLKAASLQKHCPVSLTAPTTTTSAPGLMTDKDKMLQEKDKQIEELTRMLRQNQRLVEVLRMQLEHRARGRQVPDPVVLVRVKQEPPDNPSVPLSFGHGAFAPPPSSTSCEMNVSVKQEATEADETLSETLRSPDTHESPQFSAQTQEVQDKILLQIKPEQRGAETKQGNQVRHQPVSLQLAQQQAIQKLLLQQQSHSQNHRQTPENQQKLQKPAQLKKKKPHKQQQKQQPLQSQHCQHLKHQQTQQLHLKQQILMKQQKLLVQQQNKQHPQTKLPEQIHIETKIHLKQQQVLMRQNQKVEQQMYLNKQSGSAASFPLDLLKSDSTPTLVTDSNGNHFLIALTNHIIDNQGTNTPERKATNPIKRLQSTPAKLPGLKTVELQRADSQSKQRTQMDFQNQQNTKAQNGGLQEPADQPQHGVPHQCLSAPPTLQPFFKDQDTAPSGKTILSHPSQTEVYSGCLDVLLSPLSPASVKTAISSPEKDTEHEDNFIDTILQTGETFKPAADPSLGHLCPNSSSSPLSPLQLLLSPPIPPSYDSPQLVPSVQTQLQTLVDTTGEKQHLSNAGTGRLEDFLESTTGKPLLGVEPGGLLTLIDDLHSQMLCTPSILDYPLSPMDTFDMAAEVQQGLDSMDWLDLTMEGDRGEETPTLGPLGPQTPSGVFSIDFLDAYDLQIH; translated from the exons ATGGAGTCCAGGTTCGGAGACGGACCCAGTGCAGATGTGTCCATCCCCAGCTCTGCCAGTGAGGCTGTGGCCAGTGAGCTGCAGGAGTTGTCTCTCCAGCCGTCCCACAACCTGCTCCCagtcagagagaggaagaaCG tTCTGCAGCTGAAGCTTCAACAGAGAAGGACCAGAGAGGAGCTGGTCAACCAGGGGATCATGCCAC CACTGAAAGGTTCAGCTGCCTTCCATGAACAGAGACGGAGCCTGGAGAGAGCACGG ACTGAGGATTATCTAAAGCGAAAGTTCAGGAGCCGTCCAGAGCGATCTGAACTGATCAGGATGCACATCCTGGAGG AGACATCAGCAGAGCCGTCACTGCAGGccaagcagctgcagctgaagagAGCTCGCCTGGCTGATGATTTGAATGACAAGATCTCCCAGCGGCCAGGGCCTATGGAGCTGATCCACAAAAACATCCTACCTGTTCACACCAGTATTAAACAGGCCATCATAG AAGCACAGTTTCCAAAGGCCTCAGGTGAAAACTCGTCATTGGATGAGGACAGTAATGACAGTCTGTCTCCAGAGCAGCCGTTCAGCCAGGAGTCTCCTCTGGGCCTGGGACCTCCGCCCTCTCCACCAGAGACACTGGCTGGGAGCAGCATCCCGTCTCCTACACAG GGCCCTGCTCCAGCTCCTCACCCCCCACCACCCTCTGGATTCCCCACCACAATGAAGCTAACCAATGGAACAGCAGCATCTGCCCAGAGGATAAGTGTCTCCTCCCAGATGAAG ttCCAGcctaaacaaaacactgaccGCTCCAACCAGAGACACAAGAAAACCAAGGACAACAAACCGAAG ATAAAGAAGTTGAAATACCATCAGTACATCCCTCCGGACCAGAAGGGAGACAAAGAGCCTCCTCCCCATCTGGATTCATCTTATGCCAAgatcctccagcagcagcagctcttcctGCAGCTCCAGATCctcagtcagcagcagcagcactacaACTACCACGCCATCCTGCCTGCACCACCCAA CAGAGCTCAGGCAGACCAGCAgccatcttcctcctccagctctagggcctcctcctcctccccacctCAACCTGCTGGAGCCCCGTCAGCTGCCCAGTCCAACCAGGGCAGCCACAGCCATCAGAGTTCTGCCAAACCAGTGTCTCTACCTCCAAACCTGGATGAAATGAAG GTGGCAGAGCTAAAGTCCGAGTTGAAGCTGCGCAGCTTGCCGGTCTCTGGTACCAAAAATGACCTCATTGAGAGGCTGCGGATCTACCAGGAACTGAATGGAGGCTGTGACACGACCTCGACTCCGGCTGCAGGGGGTACCACAAGGCCGGGGCCTGAAGGTGCAGGACAGTCCTCCcagcctgctgcagctggtaCCACCAACACATCACATCAGCATGAACAGCTTCGGTGCCAGCAGACAG GTGATGGAGGTAGCAATGCCACCACACCTCCTCAACACCTCTTCACCTATAGTGGCAGCGACTCACCGTCGCCTGTCTACGCCACACCCTCTGACCGCTCACCCCCCACCATGAGCccagcaaacagcagcttcacCAGCGACGCTTTGGGGGAAATG aTGAGTACGCCTCTTACCCAGCTGGGCCGTCAGCCATGTTCAGCTGCTCAGCTTCCAGTGCACATTAAAAAAGAGGCCCCATGTTTAACTGCAGCACCTTGTCAGTTCTCTCTAAAGGCAGCTTCTCTGCAGAAACACTGCCCAGTCTCATTAACTGCCCCCACCACTACAACCTCAGCTCCAGGACTGATGACTGACAAAGACAAGATGCTGCAGGAGAAAGATAAGCAGATAGAAGAGTTGACCAGGATGCTGAGGCAGAACCAGAGACTGGTGGAGGTGCTGAGGATGCAGCTGGAGCACAGGGCGAGAGGGCGACAGGTTCCAGATCCAGTGGTTCTTGTAAGAGTAAAACAAGAACCTCCTGATAATCCCAGTGTCCCTCTTTCATTTGGCCATGGTGCATTTGCCCCTCCACCATCATCCACGTCATGTGAGATGAATGTCAGTGTCAAACAGGAGGCCACTGAGGCAGACGAAACTCTGTCTGAGACTTTGCGGTCACCAGACACTCATGAATCACCACAGTTTTCAGCACAAACTCAGGAGGTGCAGGATAAGATCCTGCTGCAGATCAAGCCAGAGCAAAGAGGTGCAGAGACAAAACAAGGGAACCAAGTTCGTCATCAGCCCGTCAGTTTGCAGCTGGCCCAGCAACAGGCCATACAGAAGCTCCTGCTACAGCAACAGAGCCACAGTCAGAACCACCGTCAGACACCTGAGAATCAGCAGAAGCTGCAGAAACCTGCtcagctgaagaagaagaaaccccacaaacagcagcagaagcaacAACCGTTGCAGTCACAACATTGTCAACATTTGAAACATCAGCAGACACAACAGCTGCACCTGAAGCAACAGATTCTGATGAAGCAACAAAAGCTGCTGGTGcagcaacaaaataaacagcatcCGCAGACTAAACTACCAGAACAAATCCATATAGAGACGAAGATACATCTGAAGCAGCAACAGGTGCTAATGCGACAGAATCAAAAAGTAGAGCAGCAG ATGTACCTCAACAAGCAGTCAGGTTCAGCTGCCTCGTTCCCACTGGATCTCCTTAAGAGTGACTCCACACCAACTCTGGTCACTGACAGCAATGGCAACCACTTCCTGATTGCACTGACCAATCACATCATTGATAACCAAGGAACCAACACACCTGAAAGAAAAGCAACCAATCCCATAAAG CGACTGCAGTCCACACCAGCCAAGCTCCCAGGCCTCAAGACCGTGGAGCTGCAACGAGCTGACAGCCAGTCCAAACAGAGAACACAAATGGACTTTCAGAACCAACAAAACACCAAG GCACAGAATGGGGGACTTCAGGAGCCTGCAGACCAACCACAGCATGGAGTTCCTCATCAGTGTTTGTCTGCACCTCCCACTCTGCAGCCTTTCTTCAAGGACCAGGACACTGCTCCCTCAGGGAAAACCATCTTATCACATCCCTCTCAAACT GAGGTCTACTCTGGATGTCTGGATGTTTTGTTGAGTCCTCTGTCTCCAGCTTCTGTAAAGACGGCCATCTCATCACCTGAGAAA gaTACAGAGCATGAAGACAATTTCATCGACACCATTCTGCAGACGGGAG AAAcctttaaaccagcagcagaccCGTCTCTGGGCCATCTCTGTCCaaactcctcttcctctcctctctccccactCCAGTTGTTGTTATCTCCCCCCATCCCTCCCAGCTATGACAGCCCACAGCTGGTGCCCTCGGTGCAGACGCAGCTTCAGACTCTGGTCGACACCACAGGGGAGAAACAACACCTCAGTAACGCTGGAACTGGACGCCTGGAGGACTTCTTGGAAAGCACTACCGGGAAGCCTCTCCTGGGGGTGGAGCCTGGGGGCCTGTTGACTTTGATCGATGACCTTCACAGCCAAATGCTGTGCACCCCGAGCATCTTGGACTATCCCCTGTCTCCCATGGACACCTTCGACATGGCGGCTGAGGTGCAGCAGGGGCTGGACAGTATGGATTGGTTGGACCTCACcatggagggagacagaggtgaGGAAACGCCCACATTGGGCCCTCTGGGTCCCCAAACACCCTCCGGTGTCTTTTCCATAGACTTCCTGGACGCTTATGACTTACAGATACACTGA
- the LOC113141380 gene encoding myocardin-related transcription factor A-like isoform X7, translated as MLEHLPCVRVDPAPFRSQPISSNMDERAIRFELERQACQSLRQVLQLKLQQRRTREELVNQGIMPPLKGSAAFHEQRRSLERARTEDYLKRKFRSRPERSELIRMHILEETSAEPSLQAKQLQLKRARLADDLNDKISQRPGPMELIHKNILPVHTSIKQAIIEAQFPKASGENSSLDEDSNDSLSPEQPFSQESPLGLGPPPSPPETLAGSSIPSPTQGPAPAPHPPPPSGFPTTMKLTNGTAASAQRISVSSQMKFQPKQNTDRSNQRHKKTKDNKPKIKKLKYHQYIPPDQKGDKEPPPHLDSSYAKILQQQQLFLQLQILSQQQQHYNYHAILPAPPKAQADQQPSSSSSSRASSSSPPQPAGAPSAAQSNQGSHSHQSSAKPVSLPPNLDEMKVAELKSELKLRSLPVSGTKNDLIERLRIYQELNGGCDTTSTPAAGGTTRPGPEGAGQSSQPAAAGTTNTSHQHEQLRCQQTGDGGSNATTPPQHLFTYSGSDSPSPVYATPSDRSPPTMSPANSSFTSDALGEMMSTPLTQLGRQPCSAAQLPVHIKKEAPCLTAAPCQFSLKAASLQKHCPVSLTAPTTTTSAPGLMTDKDKMLQEKDKQIEELTRMLRQNQRLVEVLRMQLEHRARGRQVPDPVVLVRVKQEPPDNPSVPLSFGHGAFAPPPSSTSCEMNVSVKQEATEADETLSETLRSPDTHESPQFSAQTQEVQDKILLQIKPEQRGAETKQGNQVRHQPVSLQLAQQQAIQKLLLQQQSHSQNHRQTPENQQKLQKPAQLKKKKPHKQQQKQQPLQSQHCQHLKHQQTQQLHLKQQILMKQQKLLVQQQNKQHPQTKLPEQIHIETKIHLKQQQVLMRQNQKVEQQMYLNKQSGSAASFPLDLLKSDSTPTLVTDSNGNHFLIALTNHIIDNQGTNTPERKATNPIKRLQSTPAKLPGLKTVELQRADSQSKQRTQMDFQNQQNTKAQNGGLQEPADQPQHGVPHQCLSAPPTLQPFFKDQDTAPSGKTILSHPSQTEVYSGCLDVLLSPLSPASVKTAISSPEKDTEHEDNFIDTILQTGETFKPAADPSLGHLCPNSSSSPLSPLQLLLSPPIPPSYDSPQLVPSVQTQLQTLVDTTGEKQHLSNAGTGRLEDFLESTTGKPLLGVEPGGLLTLIDDLHSQMLCTPSILDYPLSPMDTFDMAAEVQQGLDSMDWLDLTMEGDRGEETPTLGPLGPQTPSGVFSIDFLDAYDLQIH; from the exons ATGCTGGAGCACCTGCCTTGTGTCCGCGTTGACCCTGCCCCTTTCAGgtctcagccaatcagcagcaaCATGGATGAGCGAGCCATACGGTTTGAGTTAGAGCGCCAGGCCTGTCAGAGTCTCAGACAAG tTCTGCAGCTGAAGCTTCAACAGAGAAGGACCAGAGAGGAGCTGGTCAACCAGGGGATCATGCCAC CACTGAAAGGTTCAGCTGCCTTCCATGAACAGAGACGGAGCCTGGAGAGAGCACGG ACTGAGGATTATCTAAAGCGAAAGTTCAGGAGCCGTCCAGAGCGATCTGAACTGATCAGGATGCACATCCTGGAGG AGACATCAGCAGAGCCGTCACTGCAGGccaagcagctgcagctgaagagAGCTCGCCTGGCTGATGATTTGAATGACAAGATCTCCCAGCGGCCAGGGCCTATGGAGCTGATCCACAAAAACATCCTACCTGTTCACACCAGTATTAAACAGGCCATCATAG AAGCACAGTTTCCAAAGGCCTCAGGTGAAAACTCGTCATTGGATGAGGACAGTAATGACAGTCTGTCTCCAGAGCAGCCGTTCAGCCAGGAGTCTCCTCTGGGCCTGGGACCTCCGCCCTCTCCACCAGAGACACTGGCTGGGAGCAGCATCCCGTCTCCTACACAG GGCCCTGCTCCAGCTCCTCACCCCCCACCACCCTCTGGATTCCCCACCACAATGAAGCTAACCAATGGAACAGCAGCATCTGCCCAGAGGATAAGTGTCTCCTCCCAGATGAAG ttCCAGcctaaacaaaacactgaccGCTCCAACCAGAGACACAAGAAAACCAAGGACAACAAACCGAAG ATAAAGAAGTTGAAATACCATCAGTACATCCCTCCGGACCAGAAGGGAGACAAAGAGCCTCCTCCCCATCTGGATTCATCTTATGCCAAgatcctccagcagcagcagctcttcctGCAGCTCCAGATCctcagtcagcagcagcagcactacaACTACCACGCCATCCTGCCTGCACCACCCAA AGCTCAGGCAGACCAGCAgccatcttcctcctccagctctagggcctcctcctcctccccacctCAACCTGCTGGAGCCCCGTCAGCTGCCCAGTCCAACCAGGGCAGCCACAGCCATCAGAGTTCTGCCAAACCAGTGTCTCTACCTCCAAACCTGGATGAAATGAAG GTGGCAGAGCTAAAGTCCGAGTTGAAGCTGCGCAGCTTGCCGGTCTCTGGTACCAAAAATGACCTCATTGAGAGGCTGCGGATCTACCAGGAACTGAATGGAGGCTGTGACACGACCTCGACTCCGGCTGCAGGGGGTACCACAAGGCCGGGGCCTGAAGGTGCAGGACAGTCCTCCcagcctgctgcagctggtaCCACCAACACATCACATCAGCATGAACAGCTTCGGTGCCAGCAGACAG GTGATGGAGGTAGCAATGCCACCACACCTCCTCAACACCTCTTCACCTATAGTGGCAGCGACTCACCGTCGCCTGTCTACGCCACACCCTCTGACCGCTCACCCCCCACCATGAGCccagcaaacagcagcttcacCAGCGACGCTTTGGGGGAAATG aTGAGTACGCCTCTTACCCAGCTGGGCCGTCAGCCATGTTCAGCTGCTCAGCTTCCAGTGCACATTAAAAAAGAGGCCCCATGTTTAACTGCAGCACCTTGTCAGTTCTCTCTAAAGGCAGCTTCTCTGCAGAAACACTGCCCAGTCTCATTAACTGCCCCCACCACTACAACCTCAGCTCCAGGACTGATGACTGACAAAGACAAGATGCTGCAGGAGAAAGATAAGCAGATAGAAGAGTTGACCAGGATGCTGAGGCAGAACCAGAGACTGGTGGAGGTGCTGAGGATGCAGCTGGAGCACAGGGCGAGAGGGCGACAGGTTCCAGATCCAGTGGTTCTTGTAAGAGTAAAACAAGAACCTCCTGATAATCCCAGTGTCCCTCTTTCATTTGGCCATGGTGCATTTGCCCCTCCACCATCATCCACGTCATGTGAGATGAATGTCAGTGTCAAACAGGAGGCCACTGAGGCAGACGAAACTCTGTCTGAGACTTTGCGGTCACCAGACACTCATGAATCACCACAGTTTTCAGCACAAACTCAGGAGGTGCAGGATAAGATCCTGCTGCAGATCAAGCCAGAGCAAAGAGGTGCAGAGACAAAACAAGGGAACCAAGTTCGTCATCAGCCCGTCAGTTTGCAGCTGGCCCAGCAACAGGCCATACAGAAGCTCCTGCTACAGCAACAGAGCCACAGTCAGAACCACCGTCAGACACCTGAGAATCAGCAGAAGCTGCAGAAACCTGCtcagctgaagaagaagaaaccccacaaacagcagcagaagcaacAACCGTTGCAGTCACAACATTGTCAACATTTGAAACATCAGCAGACACAACAGCTGCACCTGAAGCAACAGATTCTGATGAAGCAACAAAAGCTGCTGGTGcagcaacaaaataaacagcatcCGCAGACTAAACTACCAGAACAAATCCATATAGAGACGAAGATACATCTGAAGCAGCAACAGGTGCTAATGCGACAGAATCAAAAAGTAGAGCAGCAG ATGTACCTCAACAAGCAGTCAGGTTCAGCTGCCTCGTTCCCACTGGATCTCCTTAAGAGTGACTCCACACCAACTCTGGTCACTGACAGCAATGGCAACCACTTCCTGATTGCACTGACCAATCACATCATTGATAACCAAGGAACCAACACACCTGAAAGAAAAGCAACCAATCCCATAAAG CGACTGCAGTCCACACCAGCCAAGCTCCCAGGCCTCAAGACCGTGGAGCTGCAACGAGCTGACAGCCAGTCCAAACAGAGAACACAAATGGACTTTCAGAACCAACAAAACACCAAG GCACAGAATGGGGGACTTCAGGAGCCTGCAGACCAACCACAGCATGGAGTTCCTCATCAGTGTTTGTCTGCACCTCCCACTCTGCAGCCTTTCTTCAAGGACCAGGACACTGCTCCCTCAGGGAAAACCATCTTATCACATCCCTCTCAAACT GAGGTCTACTCTGGATGTCTGGATGTTTTGTTGAGTCCTCTGTCTCCAGCTTCTGTAAAGACGGCCATCTCATCACCTGAGAAA gaTACAGAGCATGAAGACAATTTCATCGACACCATTCTGCAGACGGGAG AAAcctttaaaccagcagcagaccCGTCTCTGGGCCATCTCTGTCCaaactcctcttcctctcctctctccccactCCAGTTGTTGTTATCTCCCCCCATCCCTCCCAGCTATGACAGCCCACAGCTGGTGCCCTCGGTGCAGACGCAGCTTCAGACTCTGGTCGACACCACAGGGGAGAAACAACACCTCAGTAACGCTGGAACTGGACGCCTGGAGGACTTCTTGGAAAGCACTACCGGGAAGCCTCTCCTGGGGGTGGAGCCTGGGGGCCTGTTGACTTTGATCGATGACCTTCACAGCCAAATGCTGTGCACCCCGAGCATCTTGGACTATCCCCTGTCTCCCATGGACACCTTCGACATGGCGGCTGAGGTGCAGCAGGGGCTGGACAGTATGGATTGGTTGGACCTCACcatggagggagacagaggtgaGGAAACGCCCACATTGGGCCCTCTGGGTCCCCAAACACCCTCCGGTGTCTTTTCCATAGACTTCCTGGACGCTTATGACTTACAGATACACTGA